One part of the Aspergillus fumigatus Af293 chromosome 7, whole genome shotgun sequence genome encodes these proteins:
- the somA gene encoding putative cAMP-dependent protein kinase pathway protein (Som1), with the protein MNQMNVTGMNPGAGGPVGGVPMMNNGSTAPRNDGNVNNIPETMINNLNTYIYDYFLKRGYHECARALVKDESIKLNTEPPTKTSPGHRREDMNGVEGDAIMTDSKDGDKIKIPDDLPRPNLASESQQSSFLLDWFSLFWDFFWAQRKKGNSNDVRQYLQHTQNMMRLREQQHNQLLRQQPVMPRQMGPLNMRRNGMVPANLQKTVLQNNTGGLSQQQIAQLQKNQQMHMMQQMQREHSDMDMNGHRPQSPSSAENAPSPSKRPRLENGPMNGQQLAPNGRGQGQAMPGQPNSQALLMQNGLNPRAMNPAQFAGFQQQGPAAQQKSIQVYAQNLALHHSRSALNNQGIPNGLMNPGVMPNQTDLVPMPDGQGMYPMNGDYYGTNGQMAQVRAGMQTPGGQHGNHALQDYQMQLMLLEQQNKRRLMMARQEQDSMSRADGQPPMPGQQGLPPGTSPQGSRAGTSPNPNEQMKRGTPKMPQTGLPGSPNAADAMGQNRGSPAAMNFNGGQMPPDMAGGQFFMKGMPDAMGGPNGMRPPSSNPAFSGPQMGQPIPAGAVNRVPSGNWQQQQGQPMGPQQSPAQQPQSTGTPQTQNSMPPPQAPPAGANAARTSPQSQNAAPPTPQQANKPAPKKREPKDTARKRTTKKQPAAAAAAANTAATPSSEAEHPPTTPTPSTPITPQHPSSFNKAGPNPTTSAPQQPTSAPAPQPIVQQPPPDQTQQSFNDLSIPDASAFNLDFSALENPDILENFDFDTFLNTDADTAGFGFDPNISYPTDGVETGAGDGL; encoded by the exons ATGAATCAGATGAATGTGACGGGGATGAACCCTGGGGCTGGGGGCCCAGTTGGTGGTGTTCCTATGATGAATAACGGTTCCACGGCTCCTCGTAACGATGGAAATGTGAACAACATACCTGAGACGAtgatcaacaacctcaacACCTACATCTACGACTATTTTCTGAAACGTGGCTATCATGAATGTGCAAGGGCTCTCGTGAAAGACGAGTCGATCAAATTGAACACTGAACCCCCTACAAAAACGAGTCCGGGTCACCGTCGTGAAGACATGAATGGCGTCGAAGGCGATGCGATAATGACCGATAGCAAGGACGGTGACAAGATTAAGATTCCTGATGACCTTCCTCGACCTAATCTCGCGAGCGAAAGTCAACAATCCTCTTTCCTCCTGGATTGGTTCAGTCTGTTCTGGGATTTCTTCTGGGCTCAGCGCAAGAAAGGCAACAGCAACGACGTGAGACAGTATCTTCAACACACTCAG AATATGATGCGGCTAAGAGAGCAGCAACACAACCAATTGTTACGGCAACAACCGGTAATGCCCAGACAGATGGGTCCGCTCAATATGCGCCGCAACGGCATGGTCCCTGCAAACCTTCAGAAGACCGTATTGCAGAATAACACCGGTGGCCT TTCCCAGCAGCAAATTGCACAGCTTCAGAAAAACCAGCAGATGCACATGATGCAGCAGATGCAAAGAGAGCATTCTGACATGGACATGAACGGACACCGCCCACAATCCCCCTCGTCTGCAGAAAATGCGCCTTCACCCTCGAAGCGGCCTCGCCTCGAGAACGGTCCTATGAACGGACAACAGTTGGCGCCCAATGGACGGGGTCAAGGACAAGCCATGCCAGGTCAGCCAAACTCGCAAGCGTTATTGATGCAAAACGGGCTCAACCCACGGGCGATGAATCCGGCCCAGTTTGCGGGTTTTCAACAACAAGGGCCTGCTGCTCAGCAAAAATCCATCCAGGTATATGCTCAGAACTTAGCCCTTCATCACTCACGCTCAGCACTGAATAACCAGGGCATTCCGAATGGTTTAATGAACCCCGGTGTCATGCCGAACCAGACTGATCTGGTGCCTATGCCAGACGGCCAGGGTATGTACCCAATGAACGGCGACTACTATGGCACGAATGGCCAGATGGCCCAGGTACGGGCTGGGATGCAGACACCTGGCGGTCAGCACGGTAACCATGCTCTCCAGGACTATCAAATGCAGTTGATGCTGCTTGAACAGCAGAATAAGCGGCGCCTGATGATGGCCCGTCAAGAGCAGGACAGCATGTCTCGTGCTGATGGCCAGCCTCCAATGCCTGGGCAGCAAGGCTTGCCTCCAGGCACTTCCCCCCAAGGCAGCAGGGCGGGCACGTCACCCAACCCCAACGAGCAGATGAAACGAGGTACGCCGAAAATGCCTCAGACTGGTCTCCCAGGCTCCCCAAACGCGGCAGACGCGATGGGTCAGAACCGTGGATCGCCAGCTGCGATGAACTTCAACGGCGGCCAGATGCCTCCTGATATGGCTGGTGGCCAGTTCTTCATGAAAGGCATGCCGGATGCCATGGGCGGTCCGAACGGTATGCGTCCGCCGAGCTCTAATCCGGCTTTCAGCGGACCCCAAATGGGCCAACCCATTCCGGCTGGAGCAGTCAACCGGGTTCCGAGTGGCAattggcagcagcaacagggcCAGCCCATGGGACCACAACAATCTCCGGCCCAGCAACCTCAATCTACTGGGACGCCTCAGACTCAGAACTCAATGCCTCCTCCGCAGGCTCCGCCAGCTGGTGCCAATGCTGCACGGACATCTCCTCAATCCCAGAATGCTGCTCCTCCGACGCCTCAGCAGGCGAATAAACCGGCTCCGAAGAAAAGAGAGCCCAAGGACACTGCGCGGAAG CGAACCACGAAGAAGCAACCCGCTGCCGCTGCGGCCGCCGCGAACACGGCTGCTACACCCTCCTCCGAAGCCGAACATCCTCCAACCACACCTACCCCGTCGACTCCGATCACCCCTCAGCATCCTAGCTCCTTTAACAAGGCTGGGCCGAATCCGACGACGAGTGCTCCGCAGCAGCCAACATCGGCGCCAGCACCTCAACCTATCGTGCAACAACCACCCCCCGATCAGACCCAGCAGTCTTTCAATGACCTTAGCATCCCTGAT GCGTCTGCGTTCAATCTTGATTTCAGCGCTCTAGAGAATCCCGATATCCTTGAGAACTTCGACTTCGACACCTTCCTCAACACCGATGCGGATACTGCTGGATTCGGATTTGACCCCAACATCTCCTATCCAACCGATGGTGTTGAGACCGGCGCCGGAGATGGCTTATAA